The following is a genomic window from Ignavibacteria bacterium.
TAAAGTAAACGTTTTTATCAGGAAGATTTAAAAACTCTTTAAGTTCTGAATATTTTATGTTATCACCGCAGAAAGAAATTGCCATATCGAACACACCCAGTGCATCACGCAATGCGCCATCGCCTAATCTCGCAATATTAAATAACGACTCATCATCAATCTTAACTTTTCTTTCCTTTGCAACGTGCTTAAGAGACTGAATTATCTCATCAATTTTAAACCTGCTTAAGATAAATCTCTGGCATCTGCTTGTTATGGTTTGAGGAATTTTTTCAGGATTTGTCGTTGCAAGAATAAAAATTAAATATGCCGGCGGTTCTTCGAGAATTTTCAAAAGCGCATTGAATGCCTGAATCGTTAACATATGAACTTCATCGACAATGAAGAATTTATATTTTCCTTTTAATGGATAAAACTTTGCAGCATCCTGAATAGCGCGAACGTCATCTATGCCGCGGTTCGACGCAGCGTCAAGCTCGAATATGTCGGGATGAACTCCCGCAGTTATCTCAATACAGCTTTCGCATTTATTGCACGGCTCAAATTCATTCGGCTTACGGTTAAGGCAGTTCAATGCCTTTGCAAAAATTCTCGCAAGAGTAGTTTTCCCCGTTCCGCGAGGACCGCAGAATAAATATGCATGTGCAATTTTTCCGCTTTTGATTGCATTCTTTAAAGTATCGGTCGTGAATTTTTGTGAAATTACATCCGAAAACTTCTGTGGCCTGAACTCTCTCGCACTTACTTTAAACTCGTTACTCAATTATATAATTATTTTCCAAGTGTCATTCCCGCGAAGGCGGGAATCCAAACAAAAATGATTCTAAAAATTCAGAACGTTGACCCTGAATCAAGTTCAGGGTGACATATTATTTTCAAAATTGTTCTTTCCAGAAAATTATCGACAACTTTTCATTATCCATCCGTGTCCATACGCAGGCAACCAGACCATTCAACACATCTATATCAATATAATCACCAAAGAAAATTCTTTTAACAGGAATAAATGGCGAATCGCTAATCATCATATTTTCAAAAGTCTCCCCGCCATCTTTGCTAACTGCAAGCACAACATCCGTCTGGTTATCATCATACCTTCTTCTGTCATAAAACAAAACATAAATATATCCTGTTGCAGGGTCAACTGAAAAATTACTCATAAACTGTTCTTTGCCGTTACCAAGTTCATCATTGTTCACTCGAACCGGTTCTCCCCATGTTGCTCCCTCATCAGTTGATTTTACAATAAAAACATCATGGTCTCCGTTTCTTTCATCAGAAAAATTAATATATATTGTTCCATTATATTTGCTGTTTGAAATATCACACG
Proteins encoded in this region:
- the dnaX gene encoding DNA polymerase III subunit gamma/tau → MSNEFKVSAREFRPQKFSDVISQKFTTDTLKNAIKSGKIAHAYLFCGPRGTGKTTLARIFAKALNCLNRKPNEFEPCNKCESCIEITAGVHPDIFELDAASNRGIDDVRAIQDAAKFYPLKGKYKFFIVDEVHMLTIQAFNALLKILEEPPAYLIFILATTNPEKIPQTITSRCQRFILSRFKIDEIIQSLKHVAKERKVKIDDESLFNIARLGDGALRDALGVFDMAISFCGDNIKYSELKEFLNLPDKNVYFKLSDYIVQADSKNLIDYFNELVNKGFDMQSFYTGLTEHFRNILILKSAGNADLLDETDLVKKNYQEHSEKFSAEQVLRLLKILFESEQRFKFSYNQKIFLEALLIELCRVNQEVVDVNKLIEGLDEIKKKTLKTGNSGNVMKFSENSRPKEQVQHTNQPQIQNEPPKEEVLLKKLKDLFDVVEYNSNTGH